A DNA window from Enoplosus armatus isolate fEnoArm2 chromosome 9, fEnoArm2.hap1, whole genome shotgun sequence contains the following coding sequences:
- the osgin2 gene encoding oxidative stress-induced growth inhibitor 2 — translation MPLLEETTQPQEHPPTVPVVIIGNGPSGICLSYLLSGYKPYLDTSTVHPNPILYRKLQETKHLPITEQDLEYLSEGLEGRSRNPVAVLFDTLLHPNADFGYEFPPVLQWRRDKQQHIPHLVLGRATPGGAWHAMEGSMLTISLGIWMELPGVNYRDLTNGKRRDVTSDRATPEEISSYYRNYVKLKGLQKTFIDNTYVTSVQKLCRGHKGEDLENGHNDQGDRGLGDGGNESFEGNGDECLNNGGGGALWEVRGYQQVQNDTHVPFSVFAENVVLATGASDSPVRLNVEGEDLPFVFHSISDLGLAISRRKLDMNSDPVLIVGAGLSAADAVLCACNSNIRVLHVFRKSVDDPDLIFKQLPKTLYPEYHKVYNMMCSQTYTDVAPSSASNRPQAVSIASSVCAKMCPKPQLAAGNMAGNASVSLFPDYTSFPEHCVVSFQSDMKCLLQGNNSLKAFKISMALVLIGTNPNLFFLKGQGQYLAQDPTKPISCKQNPIDIHPYTFECTKEPGLFAMGPLVGDNFVRFLKGGALGITSCLLKRLKKKGKLISNGGNNFI, via the exons ATGCCTCTTCTGGAAGAGACCACTCAGCCACAAGAGCACCCACCCACTGTCCCTGTGGTCATCATAG GCAACGGACCATCAGGTATTTGTCTGTCATACCTACTGAGTGGATACAAGCCCTACCTAGATACGTCAACTGTCCACCCAAACCCGATACTCTACAGGAAACTACAGGAGACCAAGCACCTACCCATCACTGAACAG GATCTGGAATATTTGAGTGAAGGTCTCGAGGGGAGGTCAAGGAACCCCGTGGCTGTGCTCTTTGACACACTACTGCACCCCAATGCTGACTTTGGCTACGAGTTCCCCCCTGTTCTTCAGTGGAGGAGGGACAAGCAGCAACACATCCCACATCTGGTGCTGGGGAGGGCAACACCAGGAGGTGCTTGGCAT gcGATGGAAGGCTCCATGCTGACTATTAGTCTTGGCATCTGGATGGAGCTTCCTGGGGTTAACTACAGAGACTTGACCAATGGGAAACGCAG GGATGTAACCAGTGACAGAGCCACCCCAGAGGAGATCTCATCCTATTACCGTAACTATGTGAAGCTAAAGGGCCTCCAAAAGACCTTTATTGACAACACCTACGTGACCTCTGTACAGAAACTCTGCCGAGGGCACAAGGGGGAAGATCTGGAAAATGGGCACAATGATCAAGGAGATAGAGGGCTGGGAGATGGTGGGAATGAAAGCTTTGAGGGAAATGGAGATGAGTGTCTAAAcaatggaggagggggggctcTCTGGGAAGTGAGGGGATACCAGCAGGTGCAGAACGACACTCATGTCcccttctctgtgtttgctgagaATGTAGTTCTGGCCACCGGTGCGTCCGATTCGCCGGTTCGGTTAAATGTAGAGGGGGAGGACCTTCCATTTGTATTCCACAGCATCTCAGACCTGGGTTTGGCCATAAGCCGGAGAAAACTGGATATGAACTCTGATCCGGTTTTAATTGTAGGTGCTGGTTTAAGCGCCGCAGATGCAGTTCTATGCGCTTGTAACAGCAACATTAGGGTGCTGCATGTCTTTCGTAAGAGTGTAGACGACCCAGACCTCATCTTCAAACAGCTGCCCAAGACCTTGTACCCAGAGTACCACAAAGTCTACAACATGATGTGCTCTCAGACCTACACAGATGTggctccctcctctgcttcaaACAGACCCCAGGCAGTTAGTATTGCCTCTTCAGTATGTGCCAAGATGTGCCCAAAGCCCCAACTCGCTGCAGGTAACATGGCTGGTAATGCCAGTGTCAGCCTGTTTCCTGACTACACCAGTTTCCCTGAACACTGTGTGGTGTCCTTCCAGTCTGACATGAAGTGTTTGCTGCAGGGGAACAACTCCCTCAAGGCATTCAAGATCTCCATGGCCCTGGTGCTGATCGGGACCAACCCAAACTTGTTTTTCTTGAAGGGGCAAGGCCAGTACCTGGCTCAGGATCCAACGAAACCCATCTCCTGCAAGCAGAACCCCATTGACATCCACCCCTACACTTTTGAGTGTACCAAGGAGCCAGGTCTGTTTGCCATGGGCCCACTGGTGGGAGACAACTTTGTTCGCTTTTTGAAGGGTGGCGCCTTAGGCATCACCTCCTGTCTGCTGAAGAGACTCAAGAAGAAGGGGAAGCTCATCAGCAATGGAGGGAATAacttcatttga